One part of the Paraburkholderia flagellata genome encodes these proteins:
- the wecC gene encoding UDP-N-acetyl-D-mannosamine dehydrogenase, whose amino-acid sequence MLNTICIMGLGYIGLPTATVLASRKKRVVGVDVSQHVVDTINRGDIHIVEPELDILVHAAVGSGHLHAVTSPEPADVFLIAVPTPLTHAHRPDLSYIESAAKAIAPVLRKGNLVVLESTSPVGTTEKMAGWLADTRPDLSFPQQAGEESDIRIAYCPERVLPGRIVHEIVANDRVIGGMTQRCSQAAIAFYRLFVQGECIATDVRTAEMCKLAENSFRDTNIAFANELSMICDQQGINVWELIKLANRHPRVDILSPGCGVGGHCIAVDPWFIVDSTPEDAKLIRLAREVNDAKPDWVIRKVEQAVDELTGCGLNARDIRIACLGITFKADIDDLRESPALQITQILAERHAGQLRVVEPNLQTLPDSLRNMQVTLMTLNEAILDAHILVLLVDHTDFRNTRPDLKGRQRLIDTRGIWKNTK is encoded by the coding sequence ATGTTGAATACGATCTGCATCATGGGTCTCGGCTATATCGGCCTGCCCACCGCTACCGTGCTCGCGTCGCGCAAGAAGCGAGTTGTTGGGGTGGATGTGTCCCAGCACGTCGTCGATACGATCAATCGAGGGGATATCCACATCGTTGAGCCGGAGCTGGACATTTTGGTTCACGCCGCGGTGGGCAGCGGTCATCTACATGCTGTAACGAGCCCCGAACCCGCCGATGTCTTCCTTATCGCGGTACCGACGCCACTGACGCATGCGCATCGCCCTGATTTGAGTTACATCGAATCGGCCGCTAAGGCGATTGCTCCTGTGCTGAGGAAAGGAAACTTGGTCGTACTCGAATCCACATCGCCGGTTGGTACGACCGAAAAGATGGCGGGCTGGTTGGCCGATACGCGGCCGGACCTCAGTTTTCCGCAGCAGGCGGGTGAAGAGTCCGATATCCGCATCGCCTATTGCCCTGAACGTGTGCTCCCAGGCCGCATTGTTCACGAGATCGTTGCCAACGATCGCGTGATTGGCGGCATGACGCAAAGGTGCTCTCAGGCTGCGATCGCGTTCTATCGGCTATTTGTGCAAGGGGAGTGCATCGCTACCGATGTGCGCACCGCGGAAATGTGCAAATTGGCCGAGAACAGTTTCCGCGATACCAATATCGCCTTCGCCAACGAGCTTTCGATGATCTGCGACCAGCAGGGCATCAACGTCTGGGAATTGATCAAACTGGCGAATCGACATCCTCGCGTTGACATTTTGTCGCCCGGCTGTGGAGTTGGCGGGCATTGCATTGCTGTCGATCCCTGGTTCATCGTGGATAGCACGCCTGAAGACGCGAAGCTGATTCGTTTGGCGCGTGAAGTCAATGATGCAAAGCCAGACTGGGTGATTCGCAAGGTGGAGCAAGCCGTTGACGAGCTGACTGGTTGTGGTCTCAACGCTCGGGATATTCGTATTGCGTGCCTGGGCATCACATTCAAGGCCGATATCGACGATCTGCGGGAAAGCCCTGCACTGCAAATTACGCAGATCCTGGCTGAACGACATGCGGGGCAGCTGAGGGTTGTGGAGCCTAATCTACAAACTCTGCCCGATAGTTTAAGAAATATGCAGGTGACTCTGATGACCTTGAACGAAGCAATTCTGGATGCTCACATTCTTGTTTTGCTCGTTGACCACACTGACTTCAGGAATACCAGACCCGACCTTAAAGGACGGCAGAGGCTAATTGACACCCGTGGCATCTGGAAGAACACGAAATGA